In Cyanobacterium sp. T60_A2020_053, the following proteins share a genomic window:
- a CDS encoding DUF87 domain-containing protein — protein sequence MGITDDLIKINLFKRNNSTDDWETGIFVGRPFRLSYTKAEILIADAWKQKAKGIPQGCFLLAYYDNELDKKNDREAVLLRVIQPTRLPTDQQVVSSMVEYYKDDIQTGETKKTQLDTFTRYEFSFSGLECSILGSFYIDDNGKTRFGADLENFYSAHNYSVIKPSAEILKGIVNYRENGTPGGSGDIKIGKVRYSSSRRFQQQEEEVTVYVQAPDFAGKRTALFGMTRTGKSNTVKKIIQSCVEMSENAPLELDKSRETSEEVLKPLTENNNPKYPIGQIIFDINGEYANPNLQDQGTAIFDLYQEQTVRYSTIEKEGFKQLKVNFYSEIEEGFELIREYIANENRRFTNSFIAVNLNQPDNYKDERFSSEAKRYDRHIAVYLCCLHRAGFPSPSNFKVKFTSNKEIREAVNQELDSPIEPQGNNKPTGTLELSLEQASIWWETFWKVYTPELGKKKKTQQEDIQSNQNLSDEDLKEWADDDLKALLAMLTGQTKTGKQIYSHNGYKVLTSIRNQHTSTIQTPYDQDILWHLRAGKIVIVDLSLGEEKIQKLFTEKITRKIFQDSIRRFVDTRPNNFIQFYFEEAHNLFPKKDDKDLSQIYNRLAKEGAKLNLGLIYATQEVSSISSNILKATQNWFISHLNNEDEIKELRKYYDFSDFTESLIRFSQDTDKGFVRMKTYSNSFVIPVQIDRFPPEN from the coding sequence ATGGGAATTACTGATGACTTAATTAAGATTAATCTTTTTAAACGCAATAATTCAACCGATGACTGGGAAACAGGTATATTTGTTGGTCGTCCTTTCCGACTCAGTTACACAAAAGCTGAAATTTTAATAGCTGATGCTTGGAAACAAAAAGCCAAAGGAATACCCCAAGGATGTTTTTTATTAGCTTATTATGATAATGAACTTGATAAAAAAAATGACCGTGAAGCAGTATTACTAAGAGTTATTCAACCAACAAGATTACCAACAGATCAACAGGTTGTTAGTAGCATGGTTGAATACTACAAAGATGATATTCAAACGGGAGAAACTAAAAAAACTCAGCTAGATACTTTTACTCGTTATGAGTTTTCTTTTAGTGGGCTAGAATGTTCGATATTAGGTTCTTTTTACATTGATGACAATGGAAAAACTCGTTTTGGTGCTGATTTAGAAAATTTTTATAGTGCTCATAATTACTCAGTTATCAAACCTTCAGCAGAAATTTTAAAGGGTATTGTTAATTACAGAGAAAATGGAACACCAGGAGGTTCTGGAGATATAAAAATTGGAAAAGTTCGCTACAGTTCTAGTCGCCGTTTTCAGCAACAAGAAGAAGAAGTCACTGTATATGTTCAAGCTCCTGATTTTGCAGGAAAAAGAACGGCTCTTTTTGGTATGACGAGAACTGGAAAATCTAATACAGTTAAAAAAATTATTCAGTCTTGTGTTGAGATGAGTGAAAATGCACCTCTTGAACTAGATAAAAGTAGAGAAACTTCTGAAGAAGTTCTTAAACCGTTAACAGAAAATAATAATCCTAAGTATCCGATTGGACAAATTATTTTTGATATTAATGGAGAATATGCTAATCCTAATCTTCAAGATCAAGGTACGGCAATTTTTGATTTATATCAAGAACAAACAGTTAGATATTCAACAATTGAAAAAGAAGGCTTTAAACAGCTAAAAGTTAATTTTTATTCTGAAATAGAAGAAGGATTTGAACTTATTAGAGAATATATCGCTAACGAAAACCGTCGATTTACTAATAGTTTTATCGCTGTTAATTTAAACCAACCAGATAATTATAAAGATGAGCGATTTAGTTCTGAAGCTAAACGTTATGATCGTCATATAGCTGTTTATCTTTGTTGTCTTCATCGTGCTGGATTTCCATCTCCCAGCAATTTCAAAGTTAAGTTTACTTCCAATAAAGAAATTAGAGAAGCAGTTAATCAAGAACTTGACAGTCCAATAGAACCCCAAGGTAATAATAAACCTACTGGAACACTGGAACTTTCTTTAGAACAAGCATCAATTTGGTGGGAAACTTTTTGGAAAGTCTATACACCAGAATTAGGAAAGAAAAAGAAGACTCAACAAGAAGATATACAATCTAATCAAAATTTATCAGATGAAGATTTAAAAGAATGGGCAGATGATGATCTGAAAGCTTTATTGGCAATGTTAACTGGTCAAACTAAAACAGGAAAACAAATTTATTCTCATAATGGCTATAAAGTCTTAACCTCTATTCGGAATCAACATACTTCTACTATACAAACTCCTTATGACCAAGATATTTTATGGCATTTGAGGGCTGGTAAAATTGTTATAGTTGATTTATCGTTAGGAGAAGAGAAAATTCAAAAATTATTTACTGAAAAAATAACTCGTAAAATTTTTCAAGATTCAATTAGAAGGTTTGTAGATACCCGTCCTAATAATTTTATTCAATTTTACTTTGAAGAAGCACATAACCTTTTTCCTAAAAAAGATGATAAAGATTTATCCCAAATTTACAATAGATTAGCTAAGGAAGGCGCTAAATTAAATCTTGGTTTAATCTATGCTACTCAAGAAGTAAGTTCTATTAGTAGTAATATTCTAAAAGCAACTCAAAACTGGTTTATTTCTCATTTAAACAATGAGGATGAAATTAAGGAATTGAGGAAATATTATGATTTTAGCGATTTTACAGAAAGTTTAATTCGTTTTAGTCAAGATACAGATAAAGGTTTTGTTCGTATGAAAACTTACAGCAACTCTTTTGTTATTCCTGTTCAAATTGATCGCTTTCCTCCTGAAAACTAA
- a CDS encoding DNA double-strand break repair nuclease NurA codes for MGYTSKNNRRPFESASKASHHHIINDPEVQAVMQRIEQRPQVDEVSMEQLIEDFKPSENNPVESIIAVDGGYTEVVLNKDFPSQSIHFLQFGALFFKLDDLAEIDSSAFIDPKDMAKLKNIQRLKLALPTRNLCFKDTNTLKETVLKAIYEFFKKSNLDEDKSLIDTLAWFVFRRYKQGKRTEKEKSYNLATNPLSSDRNQVRLLEEQMNRDYTFNCPETGGKIYLTDIFRLHEVIDEETGAGGILGYLVNVIEHLIIIHIIRILCNKKPEMLKKVLFIKDGSTGFFGQPARLHDPMQDLVNWLLDEHNILLTGLEKSGAFVDHAQDIQNKLERGKVLIPSDDYIYRYISPRTSDSDHLYANTSYYGHKVIFKTRNGQMYVVAVPVRELKKNPTINDLPNLQIILNNVEKLHCDMYDSALFPVALVNKLVSLSAHPSQSILAKFARNSSG; via the coding sequence ATGGGATATACAAGTAAAAATAACCGTCGTCCTTTTGAAAGTGCCAGTAAAGCTTCGCATCATCATATTATCAATGACCCTGAAGTTCAAGCAGTAATGCAAAGAATAGAACAACGTCCTCAAGTTGATGAAGTTTCTATGGAACAATTAATTGAAGATTTTAAACCATCAGAAAATAATCCTGTCGAGTCTATTATTGCTGTGGATGGCGGTTATACGGAAGTAGTTTTAAATAAAGATTTTCCTTCTCAAAGTATCCATTTTTTACAGTTTGGAGCATTATTTTTCAAATTAGATGATCTAGCTGAAATAGACTCATCAGCTTTTATTGATCCTAAAGATATGGCTAAATTAAAAAATATTCAACGTTTAAAATTAGCTTTACCTACTCGTAATCTATGTTTTAAAGATACTAATACTTTAAAAGAAACTGTATTAAAGGCAATCTATGAGTTTTTTAAAAAAAGTAATTTAGATGAAGATAAAAGTTTAATAGATACTTTGGCTTGGTTTGTTTTTCGGAGATATAAACAAGGAAAAAGAACTGAAAAAGAGAAATCTTATAATTTAGCAACTAATCCATTAAGTTCAGACCGTAATCAAGTTCGTTTATTAGAAGAACAAATGAATCGAGATTATACTTTTAACTGTCCTGAAACTGGTGGAAAAATTTACTTAACTGATATATTTAGACTTCATGAAGTTATTGACGAAGAAACAGGTGCAGGAGGAATTTTAGGTTATTTAGTTAATGTAATTGAACATTTAATCATCATACATATTATTAGAATACTGTGTAATAAAAAGCCAGAAATGCTAAAAAAAGTTTTATTTATTAAAGATGGTTCAACTGGCTTTTTTGGGCAACCTGCTAGACTTCATGATCCAATGCAAGATTTAGTAAATTGGCTTTTAGATGAACATAATATTTTGTTAACGGGATTGGAAAAAAGTGGGGCTTTTGTTGATCATGCTCAAGATATACAAAACAAATTAGAACGTGGAAAAGTGTTAATTCCAAGCGATGATTATATTTACCGTTACATTTCACCAAGGACAAGTGACTCTGATCATCTTTATGCTAATACTAGCTATTATGGACATAAAGTAATTTTTAAAACGAGAAATGGACAAATGTATGTTGTTGCAGTTCCCGTCAGAGAACTTAAGAAAAATCCAACTATTAACGATTTACCTAATTTACAAATAATACTTAATAATGTAGAAAAATTACATTGTGATATGTATGATTCCGCTTTATTCCCTGTCGCTTTAGTTAATAAATTAGTAAGTCTTTCCGCTCACCCTAGTCAAAGTATTCTTGCAAAATTTGCCAGAAACTCTTCTGGCTAG
- a CDS encoding MerR family transcriptional regulator has protein sequence MKQEVFFSSKDISRITGCSLRQLQYWRDKEVVVPFINASGTGKTIYYSFVELVEVSVMVYLLSVGLNLEMAQKILNDLRQKEPDFTKKGFQKRFMVVASDGNVNLLSYERESAIALFEEGRAIVPLWIDQIHQNIQEYYLY, from the coding sequence ATGAAACAGGAAGTATTTTTTAGTAGCAAAGATATATCAAGGATTACGGGGTGTTCCCTCCGACAATTGCAGTATTGGAGGGATAAGGAGGTTGTCGTGCCTTTTATTAATGCTTCGGGTACAGGAAAGACGATTTATTATTCTTTTGTAGAGTTGGTGGAAGTATCGGTAATGGTATATCTCCTTTCTGTGGGTCTAAATCTGGAGATGGCACAAAAAATCCTCAATGATTTGAGACAAAAAGAACCTGATTTTACTAAGAAGGGTTTTCAAAAGCGTTTTATGGTGGTTGCTAGTGATGGTAATGTTAATTTATTGTCTTATGAACGAGAAAGTGCGATCGCACTTTTTGAGGAGGGCAGGGCGATCGTTCCTTTGTGGATTGATCAGATTCATCAAAATATTCAAGAATACTACCTTTATTAG
- a CDS encoding site-specific DNA-methyltransferase yields the protein MTIVQKKKTGRYYLGKAETVLNSKSFGKLKGKIQLIFTSPPFPLNSKKSYGNMLGNEYLQWFSDLAPLFSEMLTEDGSIVIELGNSWESQRPVQSLLPLQSLMSFVSYPDANLRLIQEFVCYNPSRLPSPANWVTVERIRTVDSYTRLWWMAKTDKPKADNSKVLRPYSDRMKYLLKTGNYNSGKRPSEHKIGETSFLKDCGGSIAHNLMELEAMDSNRKVRLPNAFSFSNSNSRDFFAKTCKERNITPHPARMPMGLPAFFIEFLTDPGDWVLDPFAGSNTTGYAAARLDRKWLAIDAEKKYVEQSKIRFEDPALKTTQTSK from the coding sequence GTGACAATTGTTCAAAAGAAAAAAACTGGACGTTATTACCTTGGAAAAGCGGAAACCGTCCTAAATAGTAAATCCTTCGGAAAATTAAAAGGAAAAATACAGTTGATTTTTACATCTCCTCCTTTTCCATTGAATAGTAAAAAAAGCTATGGCAATATGCTTGGTAATGAATATTTGCAATGGTTTAGTGATTTAGCTCCACTTTTTTCAGAAATGTTGACAGAAGATGGTTCTATAGTTATTGAATTAGGTAACAGTTGGGAATCACAACGCCCAGTTCAATCTTTGTTGCCATTACAATCTTTAATGAGTTTCGTTTCTTATCCTGATGCTAATTTGCGTCTTATTCAAGAATTTGTCTGTTATAACCCTTCTCGCTTACCGTCTCCAGCTAATTGGGTAACGGTTGAACGGATTAGAACCGTTGATAGTTATACTCGTCTATGGTGGATGGCTAAAACGGATAAACCGAAAGCAGATAATTCAAAGGTTTTGCGTCCTTATAGTGATCGTATGAAATATCTGTTGAAAACAGGGAACTATAATTCAGGAAAAAGACCTTCTGAACATAAAATTGGCGAAACAAGTTTTTTAAAAGATTGTGGTGGCTCAATTGCTCATAATCTAATGGAATTGGAAGCAATGGATTCTAATCGTAAAGTACGTTTACCAAATGCTTTTTCGTTTTCAAATAGTAACTCCAGAGATTTTTTTGCAAAAACCTGTAAAGAAAGAAACATTACTCCTCATCCAGCACGAATGCCAATGGGATTACCAGCTTTTTTTATCGAGTTTTTAACTGACCCCGGTGATTGGGTTTTAGATCCCTTTGCTGGAAGTAATACAACTGGATATGCAGCTGCTAGATTAGATCGCAAATGGCTAGCGATCGATGCAGAAAAAAAATATGTTGAGCAGTCAAAAATTCGTTTTGAAGATCCTGCTTTAAAAACAACACAAACATCTAAATAA